One Nostoc sp. CENA543 genomic window, TGCTTTGCGTCTTGCGCCTGCTATGGTGTGGTAGCGGTAAGTGAGTAAATTTCGGGCGACTTCTGGATGGGTATAAGTAAAAAATGGCAAAATAAAAATTTCTGTATCCCAAAATATATGTCCCCGATAACCAAATCCTGAGAGGGTTTTGGCGGGGATACTCACTTGCTCATCATGATGTGGGGCGGCTATTAATAACTGAAAGATATTGTAGCGGACAGCAAAAGCAGCTTGACTATCACCTTCAATGACAATGTCGCTAGTTTGCCAGATTTGCTCCCAAGCTTGCTGATTATCTTGAAATAATGTGGTGTAATCAGCGATGTCTGCTAGTTTAGCTTGGGCGGTAGCCACGGGTGTTGCTGTTTCTCGTGAGGTAAACACCGTCACAATGTTTTCTACTGTGACGGTTTGTTGGGATGTGGCTAAAAAAGTTGTGCTGATGTTGGGATAACCAGGGACAGTATTAACCTGCATAACAGCTTCTGTTCCCGATATAGTCATTTTCGCCGCCATCGCGATTTCAATGCGGGTGCTGCGGGTGCGACTTTGTAACCAAATCCCTTGGTTGCTTTTACCTTGGTCTATCCCTTCCCAGTGATTAAAACCTTGGTTTTCTGCATAACCATTGATACTGGCTTGAAATTCCACTAAAGCCTCACCATCATAGGATGTGAAATGACAGCGTTGTCCCAAAATATGCACATCAGCCAGAGATGCGAAGCGTTCAAAGTGGATATCAATAATTTTATTTTTGGGACTGCGCCAACGCACCCAACGACTTAAAAGACCATGACGCAGATTCAGTTGTCGTTTATATGATAAGATTTCACCTTGATCAAGACGAAAGCGATCGCCATCAATTGTGACTACTAAAGGTAGCCAATTAGGACAATTAGCCAATTCTGTATAAACAACCGGCACATCATCATAAACACCATGAATAAACGTAGCGGGTAGACTGCGACTATAACCTTCTTCAAAACTACCCCTTGTGCCTAAATATCCATTACCAATAGTAAAAATAGTTTCCCTAGAGTTAATTTGCTCAGGTTGAAACCGAGTCTCAATTAAACTCCAATCTTCGTATATAAAATCACTAGAGGTCTGTTGGTGGTTCATGGGAATGAGTAGAGAGTAATGAGTGCTGTTAGCGGAAGCGGGGCGTTTAGCCCGTGCTGAGTAATGAGTAATAAGTAATAAGTAATAAGTAATAAGTAATGAGTAATGAGTAATGACTATTGACTGTTGACTGTTGACTGTTGACTGTTGACTATTGACTAATATGCTTTGCTAAAATCTTTTCGGCTCTGGGTTTATAAATTAAATGGAATAAAGTTTCCATGTAACGCACTCTGGCTTCTGTGTTTTCTGGGGCGACGAAGTTCCAAAAACTATAGATTTTAGCTAGTGACAGTAATTGATTTGTGTGTAGTTCCCAGTTATATTTATGGTGAATTCTTTTACTTACCCACTCGGAGATTTCTTCCCAGTATTCGGGATGGCGATCGCACTCTTCTAGAAATGTCACAATCTTCTTCGCTGTTCCTGATAAATCTGTGGGGTTGATATGAAAACCGTTGCCATAATCCTCAATAATTTCTAAAGCCCCACCGAATTTAGTCGCAAAGGTTGGTAAACCGGAAATCATGGCTTCTAAAATGCTGCGTCCAAAGGCTTCAAATCGGGCGAAATGTACATATATTCCCCCTAAATCGGCTACTACTCTGTAGGCTTCTCCTACTTCATAGTTAGGTAAACGCATCCCCACCCACCGAATTTTATTGTCGAGTTTATACTGCTTAATTAAGTCCTGTAATTTTTGCATTTCTGCGGCTTCTGTTGGGTTGGCAGCTTCAGAAATATGTAATTTACTAGTAATAATAATTAAATTACAACACTCTTGTAGTTCTGGACTTTGACCAAAACATTCTACTAATCCAGTCAGATTTTTAATCGATGTGATTGGTGCGACAGCTAAAATCGGACGCTTTTGTGCAGCATCTAGTTTACCTAGAATCTGATGGCTTTCTGTAGAAAAAATTAGATCTGATATTTTCTTAGTTAAATTGCTATCTCGTTTGTCTTTTTGACCGTAGTGGAAAAATAGTTGTTCGTTGACTCCTGGGGGAATCATGTTAAATTTCGGATTAAATAAATCTATGCCATCAACTACATGATATAAATGCGGCATGGTAAAGCATTTATATGATTCATATTGTCCTATACTGTCTGGTGTACCGACAATTTCTTGGTAAGATGATGTAATGATAAAATCTGCCGCATTCATGGTGATTAAATCGGCAGTAAATTGAGCAGAAAAATGATATTCTTCTTCAAAGTCTTGCCAATAAAGATTACTAAATAAATACTTTGGTTTTTCTAAAGAATGGGCAATATTACAATGGGTAACTTTTAAGGTGCGAGCCAATAAGAACGCAACTAAGTTACCATCTGTATAATTACCAATAATTAAATTAGGGTTGCCTGAAAACTGCTGGATAATTGCTGGTGCTGCATCTTCAGCAAAGGTTTCTAAATAAGGCCAAATATCAGATTTTGGTATCCAATTATTAGTAATCTCCGGATTAAATTCCCTAAAGGGAACACGTAATATCCAAGCGTTTTCTGTACCATCTACTTTTTCTAGGCGCAGGTTACAAAATGTCCCTTCACAGTTAGGAATTAAGCGGGTGAGAATAATGACATGAGGTCGAATTCCGAGAATATCCAAACCGGCGAGTTGAATTTCTGACTGGAGTTTGTTTTCTAAATTCCGTGCTTCTTCCAATACATAGATGACTTGTCCCAAGGTTTCATCTCTTCCCATCACATCTGTTTGTGCCACCCAGCCATGAACAGAAACAAGAACTACACGAAATATCGCCGGAACACGAGAGACAAATGTTTCTAAAATCGCAGGTTGTGGTGCTTCGATGAGTCTTTCTAAGAGGGTGAAGGTTTCTAGTGTGCGGGAAGCAGTGTTTCCCCACCCTGGTTCAAACCCAAGTTTTTGCAAGTCTGGATGAAAATTGCTGTAGGGTGCTTCTGGTGGTTGCTGACTGAGAAACTGAATAGCTTGGCGAATTTGTTTGGCTAGTTGAATACCGGAGGTAATGCGATCGCTCAGTAATAAGCGAGTACCATTATATTGCAGGGCTTGCAGAGCTAAGTAAATCAGTTCAAACCAATATTGAGGATCAGTTTCTAGTTGACTACATAGATAATGATTGAGAAAAGCCAATCCTTGACCAATGTTTCGAGGATCACTGATGCTGGGGGAATTTTGATAAAAGGCTTTGAGGTCAATTTCTAAGATGTGGGGGTCATAGGCATTGACTAGGCGATCGCTCACATCTAATAATGCTACAGGTGACATCAGCTCAAACTTCGTAAAATCCGACGTTAGTCGCCAAACCTCTTGGCTAGCAATTTTTGGACGCACCACAAACCATATTGCTTCCTCCTCCAGAATGATTTCGTGGGTGCAGTGAATTAACTTCGCCACAGAGGAAGAATAATAAAAGTATGCTGGTTTTTGGGATTGCTTACAGTGTTGAGCAAAAGTTTGTAGAATCTCGTTTCTGAGAAAGTAACGCCTATCTAACGCCGAAAGTGCAATTATCAACTGACGCAGCGTAGTTGATTCTTCATTATTAGCCAAAATCGCTTGATGTAGTTCATACATGATAAATTTCAGCACCCTTTAATGGCTAGTAGTCAAGACTCTGGTTCTCACTACAAACTGATGGAGAGGTACATTGTATTGATATATCTAGGGTAAAACTGTTTTCATGGTCGTTACTTCTAGCTTGGGGATGAAACAACTCAAACCCTGCTGAGTGAGAAATGTTAATCAATACGACGATTTGTTATACTTGCGAGAAAAAATGCCAATTTGGCTTAATTTACAGCAAAGTAACTAGTATTCTGTATTTTAGTTGACTGTTTTGTTGTCACTTTACTGATGTCTTCATAAGAATTTACATTAATAACAGGTTATAAATTTGGTGAAAGTCTATGCAAAAACTATCTCCCGTCTAAATAGTCAAAATATCAAATGCACTAAAAACATAATCAACCAGGGATGATTAGTTGGTAAATCTCTATTTACATCAATTACATGAGAGACAGCTATGAAATACCAAATCAATTCTTCCGAAACAAGTTTTCATCGTGCCATAACTAATGAACAATTACATCAAATTATTGAAGCTATTACTAATGGTCGATATTCCTGGGCTTGTGTTTTAATCTTGCGCTTTGTAGGTCATAATCCACTACATTTTATTCCCCAGAGGACTTACAGTCGTTTAATAAAAGAAAATCGCCAAACACCTAATATCAGCGTACAAAACAGTAGCGATATCCAATAATATTAATTTTGAATTTGGGATGAAAAGCCTAGTATGTGTATTATGTGTAGGGTGTGTTAGGCGTAAGCCGTCACGCACCTAGAACTTTGCGGTAGGTGTTGTACTCTCGCTGCTAACACATCCTACGTACTAGTCCACCACACAAATAATGACAAGTCATATATCCCCGACTTTTTTAAAAAAGTCGGGGATCTGAACACTCGCAACCTGTCAAAATCAATCGGGTGAAATACTACTTATTCCAGTTGGGAATAAAGTAATAAAAGTGTACTTTGTACCTCCCTGAGATCAGTAGGCAGTTAGTCTACTTCATCTTCTTTTTCTGCTGGCTTCATCTCGCATACTAGTTCATACACAGTGGTTTGCGGTGGGTGAGCAAATAGTGGCATCATCTGTTTTAAAATATGCTGATAAGCTTCATTTTGATTAGCGGTCATATCTTCCACACTTTCCCAAAAAATTACAGATATACCTTTATCTGTACCTGGTTCTTGGAGTAGATAGGCTGCTTTGAAACCATCACTGTAGGTTAATACAGCTTCTTCATATAATTTTTTTGCCGCCTCAAATTTACCTGGCTTGAATTCTCCAACCACTACCTGTGCAAACTGATGTCTGAGAAAATCTTGAAAATCCATATAGGTTATTACTCCTAATCTGTTTCGTTTTATACTTTATAGTTCATCGGAATACTCATCAAGAGAATTAATATTAATCTATATTTTTAGAATTATCTCAATATATAGGAATCTGATTTGATAATTGAAATTAATTACATAGGAAGGGAACAGGGAACAGGGAACAGAACAAAGATGAACAGAGGTGTACTGCATTTTTTCTGGAATCAAATATGAGTCCTATACGAGTCCGATTTGATTAATGAACAAATGTATGTTAATTAGGAAATAGGAAATGAGGATTTGATGTGTATACGTAGTTTTTCCCAAAATCCCGTATTAGTTCTATAGAAAAAATGTGAATTAAATTAGTAATTTGTTGAAAATTATAACCATGATCTATTATCAATTGTTAAGCTTCAAATTTTGCTAGTTTAGGTTATTTACTTACTGACTTATCCTCCCGTGGCTAGATATTTTCTATAGTAAATTATCAATTCTGAACATTTGTATCTTTGATTGTGTTTGGCTAGCTTGGAGATGGGTTAGTAATTGTAGAATAATTATCAGACATTCAACCATAACCCATTCGCCAATTTGGATTCACACTTATCACCAAATGTAAAAATTAACACTTAATAATCAGAAATTTTTAATGTGACAATCTATATAAACTCTAACTGATAGAGATTCCAGGAAATATGAATATAGAGTAAAAATATACATGGTGCTGTGAGCGATCGCCCAATCTTCAAGAAATTATATTTTATGAATCAAAACTTAACTAGACTAATCCCAGCATGAAATAGGATAATTGCCTTAAACATCAAAACTGATCCAGTTTACAATTTAACAATAAAATGGCTGTTAAGTGTCTCTAGATAAGAACAACAAGTTCAAAATCTATATTCAATTGCTTTGGAAAAGAAAATCGGCTGACTGCTCAGAGTAATCGTGATCTGAAGGTGCTATGCAGCAAGTAACTTGATTATTACTCAAGTTACTGACCGAGAGTTCCTATTTATGACATTAACTAACTCATTCGGCAGTCCATAAAATCATGACAACTGACGAATTAACTATGCAATTCGACGAACAGCTCATTGATTTAACTCATCTATATCATGCTCTTAATCGTTATCCCTTAACGATTAAACCTCATGACAGCCTAGTTGATGCTATCGGCATGATGTATCAAACAAGAGCTAAAGAATTGTCCTTGAATAATTTACACCCAGTATGTAAATCTCGCAATAGTGATTTAGTAAAAAATAGTTGTATTTTAGTTGTAGAGGCGCAAAAAGTCTTAGGAATCTTGACAGAACAAGATATAGTCAAGCTAACGGCATCAAGAATAAATTTTTCTCACGTTGCAGTACATCAAGTTATGACACAGCCAGTCATCACGATGAAACTGTCAGACTTGCAAGGTGTCATGAAAGTCTTTTCACTGATGCACAACCATCAAATTCGTCATTTGCCGATTGTAGACGAAGAGGAACGCTTAATAGGAATTATTACGGCTACCAGTTTACTAGAAGTTTTACACCAGTTACCTTTGGTGGGTATTGTTGAAGCTTTACACCAGTCATCAAAAGCCTTCAATTATCCAATTGCCAAGCACAAAAATTTATCAACAGAAACAACGGAATTTTATAATTCTCAGGAATTATGCCAAAAAGACTTTACTGATTGTCGCATTGTGCAGCAAACAATCAGACAGAGTGAAACAATCTATCGTCAAATTATTGAAGGACAGTCGGATGTAATTTTGCGAGTTGATTTGTCAGCGAGGATTAAATTTGCTAACCACGCGGCTTGTGAAATTTTTGGGAAACAATTGACAGATTTTGTTGATTTATCAATATTTGATTTATTTCCTCCCCATGAATTATCTCAAGCCAGACAAAACTTTATTAACTTACAATCTCCACCTTACGACATAAGTATCCAAGAGCAAGCTGTAGTGACAGTTAAGGGTATGCGTTGGTTTGAGTGGAAGATTACAGGAATTCAAAATGAAATCGGTGAAGTAACTCAATTTCAAGGAGTTGGAAGGGATATCACAGAACGCAAGCTGATGGAAGAAGCATTACGCGCTAGTGAAGAGAAATTTCGCTACTTTGCCGAAAATAGCCATACATTATTTTGGATAGCTGATATAGGATCAGGAAACAATCTCTACGTAAATCCAGCGTACGAAAAAATTTGGGGACGATCTTGTGAGAGTTTACGTCAAAACCCGGCATCTTGGTTAGAATCACTACATCCAGAAGATCGCGATCGCGTCCTTGATAAAATAGAAAAGCAAAAACGCGGTGAACCCACTAATGAAGAGTATCGTATTTTGCGACCCGACGGCACAGTGCGTTGGATTTGGGATCGGGGTTTTTCGATTTGCGATGCTCAAGGCACAATATACACCTATGGAGGTGTAGCCGAAGATATTACAGAACGCAAGCAAACAGAAGATTCTTTACGCCAGAGCGAAGAAAGATTGAGCCTAGCTCTCAAATCTGCGGGGATGGGAATATTTGACTGGAATCTTTTAACAAACGCTACCTTGTGGTCAGCTAATATGGGTTTGCTTTATGGTTTACCCCAAGGTACTATCTGTCCTCACCCAGAAGAATTTTTAAACCTACTTCATCCCGACGACCGCATCCCGTTTAGAAAAGCAGTTTATGATAGTATTGAACATCAGCAAGAATTTATTAGCGAATATCGCGTAATTTGGCCTGACGGTAGCATCCACTGGTTAAGTAGCAGAGGTCACACCTACTGTAACGAAATAGGTAAGCCGATCAGAATGATTGGTACAACCAGAGACATCAGTGAACGCAAACAAGCAGAACAAAAAATCCACGAACAAGCAGCTTTACTTGATATTGCTACCGATGCAATTTTTGTTCAAGATTTAACTAGTCACATCCTATATTGGAATCAAGGTGCAGAACGTCTGTATGGTTGGTCTGCATCAGAAGTTTTAGGCAAATCAAATCAAGATTTACTCTATCCAGAGCATTCATTGCCACTCTACCAAACAGCTTTAAAAACCGTCATTGCTAAGGGGAAATGGCAAGGAGAATTCCCACAAATCACTAAATCTCATCAAGAAATTATTGTACAAAGCCGATGGACATTGGTACAAGATGCAAGTGGCAATCCTAAATCAATTTTGATTGTTAACACCGATATCACCGAGAAAAAACAACTAGAAGAGCAATTTTTTCGGACTCAACGCTTAGAAAGTTTAGGAACTTTAGCCGGTGGAATTGCCCACGACTTAAACAATATTTTGACACCAATTTTAGCTGCTGCCCAACTTTTAAAAAATAAAACACAGCCAAAATCGGAGTTAAAACTCCCTGCGCTGACGACAACATCGCAACACCTCCTAGAAATTATTGAAAACAACGCCAAACGGGGAGCAGCCTTAGTCAAGCAAGTATTATTCTTTGCACGGGGGTGTAAAGGAGAACGTACCATAGTCCAAATCAAACACCTAATTACCGATATTGTTCTCATCGGTAAACAAACATTTCCCAAATCAATTGAATGGATGACAAAATTACCAGAGAATCTCTACTCTGTCTCTGGAGATCCTACCCAATTGCATCAAGTCCTGATGAATTTAGTAGTCAATGCCCGTGATGCAATGCTAGAGGGAGGGAAAATTACTATCTCTGCGGAAAATGTCTTCCTGGATCAAGCTTACGCCCAGATGAACATCAATGCTCAAGTCGGGCATTACATTGTGATTAAAATTCAAGATACAGGTGTAGGAATGCCACCTAAAATCTTAGATCGGATTTTCGAGCCATTTTTTACAACTAAAGAAATAGGCACAGGTACAGGCTTAGGACTTTCCACCGTACTCGGTATCACTAAAAGTCATAGTGGTTTTTTGACTGTTACCAGCAAAGTAGGTAAAGGTAGTCAATTTAACTTATTCCTCCCCGCCGTGCCAAGCATACCAGATACCACTGCCGAAGATCATGTAACGCCTCAAGGTAATGGAGAGTTAATTTTAGTTGTTGATGATGAAGTTCAAATTTGCGAAATCATCAGCATGATATTAGAACAGCACAACTATCAAGTTTTAACTGCTCATAATGGTATCGAAGCGATCGCCCTCTATGCCCAAAACAAACATAAAATTAGTGCGATCGTCATGGATATGATGATGCCAGAACTAGATGGAGTCGCCACCATTCGGACTGTCCAGAAAATGAACCCGAATGTGCAAATTATCGCTTGCAGTGGACAGAATTCCCCAGAAGCCATAGCAGATATTCCTGGTGTGACTGTGCGTCAAATTCTACCCAAACCCTTCACAGCCGCAGAATTGTTAAATAGTTTGCATGATGCAATGGGGGATTAGGGAAAGCAGGGGGGCAGGGAGCAGGGGGCAAGGGGGAGAAGAATTTCTCTATTTCTCCCTGCTCCCTGCCCCAATTCCTCTTGTATGCCCAATAATTAATGATTTTCGACTAATTTGCCTTCCTGGTATGCTTTTCTGAGAGCGATCGCTTCTGCTACGATTTGTTGGGCTGTGAGTCCTTCTTCTTCCATCATGGCTTGTAAGGTGGTGCCGGTTTGTTCTGATTCTTCGTGAATGGGGGGGATTTGGCAATATCTGCCACCGTTCTTTAACCGCCGCCAAATACTGAGTTTTTCGGCTTTTTTGGATCTTGGTGTACGCTGTTTTTTAATGAGCGATCGCACTGTCTCTTGGTTAATTACACTGACATCTAATAATCTATCTAGCACTGACTGATACTTATTACTTCTTTCTGCCAGTTGATAAATAGTTCTTGGCTCAACTTGGGCAAAATCCTGCGGTTCAAACTTACCAAACGTCGCCGCAATCTTGAGATACTTCTTCTCTTCCCCTTGCCAACCCTGGTCTAATAGTAACTTTCTATACTCTTGTAACGATAAATAACGTTTCTGTTCCGCTAACCAAAAAGCATGACGCAAAATTGCCTTCGTGACATCAGCAAGCGTTTGCAAAGATAAATTCTCAGTTGTATCAGCCTGTTCTGACTTGTATGGCTCAAACTTATGTGACTTAACTGGGGTTGCAGTTCCACCTTGTCTTGATGTCATCATAGTTATGATCTCACGGTAGGGTTTTTCTTATAGGCAATAGAAATCCTGCTGGTAAGTGTCATCCTCTACCAACTAGGTGTCAAAGCCAAGGATTAAAATCTCTTTGGTACAATTGTACTATAAATTTTCCGAAAAACCCAAATTGGATCTAAGATTTTCTGATGATTAAAAATTCAGTAGGAATTCTATATAAAGAAAACCACTTTATGAAATTTTTATACTAACTTCGTAATTTCCCTGTTTACACAAAGATTTCATCAAAATATTTAGATCCATCTCCGAAAAATTACGAATTCATTTTATTAGTTGGGTATATAGCTATAGACCTTAGAAGCTACCCAACGCCATGAAGCGATCGCATATTGTTAAATTGACGATGATAGTTTTCTTTTCTCTCGGCAGTGTCGGTGTTGTCGGTGGTAGTTTCTTTCTCAGAAGGGCGTTTAGCAGCAGTAGCCAAAGTCAAGTCATTACTGACATATCGCGTTATCAAGAAATTCGCCAGCAACTTTGGCAAAATCAAGAGGCAATTAAGCATTTCCCCGCAGAAATACCGAAAGACACCGAGAATTTACGTATAGCCTATTCTCCTGGTGTGTCTCAAGCTAGCATCTTTTTTCAAGCCAGACTCAAACAATCACCAGCAGAAATTCAAAAATTACAGAAACATTACAGAAAACTAGCGAAACATCAATATCGCGGTGGTAATAGTAACGACCATACAACTTTTCCCAATGGTGTACCCACGACTTTTTTCTACACCAGTGACGCTGGCGGCGATTCATTTCCCCCTAGCTATGAAATACTAGTCTTAAATGCCCAAGATAAAGGTACACCTGGATTTAAGTGGAATCACGGTAATAGTTACGGTGTAGCTATTGATAACACATCTTCAGAAATTGTTTATTGGTCAGAAGCATGGTAGCTAACGAAGAGGACAAGGGGCAGGGGGCAGGGAGCAGGGGGAAAAAGAACGATGTCTGATCTCGGAAATTGGATAATTTATTTTCTGGAAGTCCCTAAGAATCTGGGCGTTAATCCAAAATCCAAAATTGGTATTATTTCCCCCTTGCTCCCTGCTCCCCTGCCTCTTCTGATCATAGCTCTACAAGCCATAGCCAATACTAAAGTAAAAGCCGTTATCTTGGGCGTTTGTACCTCGGTCATCTAAATCAATTAGGGGTAGGGCGTAATCTAATCTGATATTAAGTTTCTGTGTGGGTTGGTATAAAACACCCATCCCTAAACCAGCTAAAAACTTTTGGCTTTGTAAGCTGTTGGGGTTGGTGTCCACGTTCCAGACGTAGGCTAAATCAAAGAATGGGGCGATTTGGAGGGTGGAATTACCGGACGCATCGCGCATTGTGGTGATGCGGTTTTCTAGGGTAAATCTTAGGCCATTGTCGGCTGCACGGACGTTTTGCCGATAACCACGCACTGACTGACCACCACCGACCACAAATTGCTGAGAAGGTAATAAGGCGTTGGGTGTTAATTGTACCTCTGCTTGGGCAATTAATAGGTTATCTTGATTGAGGCGTTGGACTCGTTGGAATTGTGCCAACCAACTAAAAAAGCGTCCATCGGGTTTGGCATCATCGTTAATAGTGGCATTAAATGCACCAATACCTAAACTCAATAGCGATCGCACTGCCCAAGCACCACTAACATCTCTGCTAACATAATCTTGACCAAATTTAATCACACGGGTGCGGCTGTTACCTTCATCATCGGGGCCAAATCCAAAGGGTGTCGGCCCTGCAAAAGTAAAGGTTTGCCCATCTTGGATGGTGAAACCTAATGATAAGGCAAATTCCTCACGGGGCGATCGCAATAATGGTTGTCTGTAGCTAATTTCGTATAGTTGCGATTCGCCACTAATCTCAAAGCTTTTAAAGGGTTGTTGAATAACTTCGTTGTTATTAATAGAAGTTCTGAGTTGTAAAGTACCATTCATAGCATTTAACGGTACTTGATAACTGAAGTCATAAATATTTGCCCCGCCTTGGGTGGTGCGGTAGTAGGCGGCGGAAATTTCATCACCTATACCTGTAAGGTTGCGATAGGTGGCACTCACACCCAACCTTTCCGAACCAATGCTAGGCGGGGAATAATTATCCAGGCTTAAGGTCGCCTCGAAGGGGTTCGCCTCGATGACGCGTACAATTAAAATACTTTGACCTAAACCAGTTCCTGGACGTAAACTAGCTTCGACGTTGGTAAATAGGGGATCATTACGGAGTAATCTTAATTGGTCTTCTAAACTAGCGGAAGATAGGGGTTTATTTGCACCTAATTTAATACGTGATCGCACATAATGAGGATTTACACGTTTTGTACCTTCAATAATAATTTTTTCTAGGCTACCTTCAATTACTTGAATTTCTACCACACCATTAATGATTTTTTGGTTTCCTAAAACTGCCCTAGATGTGATGTATCCTCGATTTAAATAAAGTTGTGTAATCCTATCAGCAACGCTAGTTAATTCCTCTAAAGTAACGGTACGCCCCTCTACAGATTTAGTCACAGAATTGAGTGTTGCGGCATCAAAAATACTGCTACCTGTAACTTGAATTTTTTCTACTTGAATACTGCCAGATGTTGGTGCGGGCGTGGTTTCTGGTGTGGGGTTTGTTTGTAAAGGTGGCGATTCTGGAGTTAGAGGTGTTGGTGTTGGTTGGGGTTGGGGAAAACGTTCTTGGTTACGGCTACCTTCTGGATTTGGGGCTTGTGCAGAGGCGGGATAATTACCCAAGAAAAAAGCGAAGGTCAAAACAAGAGTTGCTGGAATGTTGTTAGAAATTAAATAAAGGTAATTCTTAATTGGTAGCATTTGCACTGGGAATTTTAAAATAAGATGCAAAGCTATTATTTCCTTCTTTTACCTTTTTACTTTTACCTTTTTACTTTTTTTAACGGATTCGGTGGAAGTCACTACCCTCTCTGCGAGACGCTACGCGAGCAGCGTAGCGGCACGAAGTGCGGAATCGTCAATTTTTTAATTTGGCAACCTATCGATCCAATCTTCCACAAGTTGCGTAACTCCTGGTAGATATACGAATATGTAAATCTTTTCTGTCCATAAGTGTGTTCGTATTATGTACATACTTATGGTAATGTATAAATGGTTGTTGACCCGCCCACACGGCTCATAACAAACGGTCACAGTAGCAGTAATATGCTTACCAAGTCTAAGAGCGTGAGAAAAGGGGAAAGACCTCGGTCACTGGAACGCACAGGTTACGTCCTGCGGTAAAAAAAAGCCATACAGAGGTGTACATACAAAGTAATAAACCGCCTTGGGAAGCAGGGTGGCTGCGCGGGTTCTCCCTATGAGGAGATAAAGGTAGCAATACCAGAAACGCTGTGTAAGACTTAGACCAGATTTAGTTCTGGGTACTTAGCAATAAGTACGCCCAACAGAGCAACGGCGGATGAGACGCGAAACGTTGATGGTT contains:
- a CDS encoding ShlB/FhaC/HecB family hemolysin secretion/activation protein, whose product is MLPIKNYLYLISNNIPATLVLTFAFFLGNYPASAQAPNPEGSRNQERFPQPQPTPTPLTPESPPLQTNPTPETTPAPTSGSIQVEKIQVTGSSIFDAATLNSVTKSVEGRTVTLEELTSVADRITQLYLNRGYITSRAVLGNQKIINGVVEIQVIEGSLEKIIIEGTKRVNPHYVRSRIKLGANKPLSSASLEDQLRLLRNDPLFTNVEASLRPGTGLGQSILIVRVIEANPFEATLSLDNYSPPSIGSERLGVSATYRNLTGIGDEISAAYYRTTQGGANIYDFSYQVPLNAMNGTLQLRTSINNNEVIQQPFKSFEISGESQLYEISYRQPLLRSPREEFALSLGFTIQDGQTFTFAGPTPFGFGPDDEGNSRTRVIKFGQDYVSRDVSGAWAVRSLLSLGIGAFNATINDDAKPDGRFFSWLAQFQRVQRLNQDNLLIAQAEVQLTPNALLPSQQFVVGGGQSVRGYRQNVRAADNGLRFTLENRITTMRDASGNSTLQIAPFFDLAYVWNVDTNPNSLQSQKFLAGLGMGVLYQPTQKLNIRLDYALPLIDLDDRGTNAQDNGFYFSIGYGL